The Nothobranchius furzeri strain GRZ-AD chromosome 8, NfurGRZ-RIMD1, whole genome shotgun sequence genome includes a region encoding these proteins:
- the lhx9 gene encoding LIM/homeobox protein Lhx9 isoform X1, whose translation MEVVSCKTEAGSCTLCPGPGAMLFHGISGDHIQGIMEEMERRSKTESRLAKGMQLNGRESTMPSMSPEKPALCAGCGGKISDRYYLLAVDKQWHLRCLKCCECKLALESELTCFAKDGSIYCKEDYYRRFSVQRCARCHLGISASEMVMRARDSVYHLSCFTCTTCNKTLTTGDHFGMKDSLVYCRLHFETLVQGPDYHPQLNFAELAAKGGGLALPYFNGAGTAQKGRPRKRKSPAMGMDIPSYNTGCNENDTDHLDRDQQAYPPTQKTKRMRTSFKHHQLRTMKSYFAINHNPDAKDLKQLAQKTGLTKRVLQVWFQNARAKFRRNVLRQENGGVDKADGTSLPPPSSDSGALTPPSSAATLTDLTNPSITVVTSVTSSLDSHDSGSPSQTTLTNLF comes from the exons ATGGAAGTGGTGAGCtgcaagactgaggcaggcagTTGCACGTTGTGTCCAGGACCGGGAGCCATGCTTTTCCACGGGATCTCCGGGGATCACATCCAAGGAATCATGGAGGAGATGGAGAGGAGGTCGAAAACGGAGTCGCGCCTGGCGAAGGGCATGCAGCTGAACGGGAGAGAGTCG ACCATGCCCTCCATGAGCCCGGAGAAGCCCGCCCTGTGTGCCGGCTGTGGGGGGAAGATTTCGGACAGATATTACCTCCTGGCCGTGGACAAACAGTGGCACCTACGGTGCCTGAAATGCTGTGAATGTAAACTAGCGCTGGAGTCGGAGCTAACGTGTTTTGCTAAGGATGGAAGTATTTATTGCAAGGAAGATTACTACAG AAGGTTCTCCGTGCAGAGGTGCGCGCGCTGCCACCTCGGGATTTCGGCCTCAGAGATGGTGATGCGAGCGCGCGACTCCGTGTACCATCTGAGCTGCTTCACGTGCACCACCTGCAACAAGACCCTGACGACTGGCGACCACTTCGGCATGAAGGACAGCCTGGTGTATTGTCGGCTCCACTTCGAGACGCTGGTGCAGGGCCCGGACTACCACCCGCAACTCAACTTCGCCGAGCTCGCCGCCAAGGGCGGCGGCCTCGCGCTGCCGTACTTCAACGGAGCCGGCACGGCACAGAAGGGAAGGCCGCGCAAGCGAAAGAGCCCGGCCATGGGGATGGATATACCCAGCTACAACACAG GCTGCAACGAGAACGACACTGACCACTTGGATCGAGACCAGCAGGCCTACCCTCCAACACAGAAAACCAAACGAATGCGGACCTCCTTTAAGCACCATCAGCTGCGGACAATGAAATCCTACTTTGCCATCAACCACAACCCGGACGCCAAGGACTTAAAGCAGCTGGCCCAGAAAACGGGCCTCACTAAGAGAGTTCTACAG GTTTGGTTCCAAAACGCAAGAGCCAAATTCAGAAGGAACGTTTTGCGACAGGAGAATGGAGGTGTTGATAAGGCTGATGGCACCTCACTCCCTCCGCCCTCATCCGACAGTGGGGCCCTGACCCCCCCCTCCAGCGCAGCCACACTAACAGACCTGACAAACCCCTCTATCACTGTAGTGACCTCCGTCACCTCTAGTTTGGACAGCCATGATTCGGGGAGCCCTTCACAAACTACCTTGACAAACCTTTTCTAA
- the lhx9 gene encoding LIM/homeobox protein Lhx9 isoform X2, whose amino-acid sequence MEVVSCKTEAGSCTLCPGPGAMLFHGISGDHIQGIMEEMERRSKTESRLAKGMQLNGRESTMPSMSPEKPALCAGCGGKISDRYYLLAVDKQWHLRCLKCCECKLALESELTCFAKDGSIYCKEDYYRFSVQRCARCHLGISASEMVMRARDSVYHLSCFTCTTCNKTLTTGDHFGMKDSLVYCRLHFETLVQGPDYHPQLNFAELAAKGGGLALPYFNGAGTAQKGRPRKRKSPAMGMDIPSYNTGCNENDTDHLDRDQQAYPPTQKTKRMRTSFKHHQLRTMKSYFAINHNPDAKDLKQLAQKTGLTKRVLQVWFQNARAKFRRNVLRQENGGVDKADGTSLPPPSSDSGALTPPSSAATLTDLTNPSITVVTSVTSSLDSHDSGSPSQTTLTNLF is encoded by the exons ATGGAAGTGGTGAGCtgcaagactgaggcaggcagTTGCACGTTGTGTCCAGGACCGGGAGCCATGCTTTTCCACGGGATCTCCGGGGATCACATCCAAGGAATCATGGAGGAGATGGAGAGGAGGTCGAAAACGGAGTCGCGCCTGGCGAAGGGCATGCAGCTGAACGGGAGAGAGTCG ACCATGCCCTCCATGAGCCCGGAGAAGCCCGCCCTGTGTGCCGGCTGTGGGGGGAAGATTTCGGACAGATATTACCTCCTGGCCGTGGACAAACAGTGGCACCTACGGTGCCTGAAATGCTGTGAATGTAAACTAGCGCTGGAGTCGGAGCTAACGTGTTTTGCTAAGGATGGAAGTATTTATTGCAAGGAAGATTACTACAG GTTCTCCGTGCAGAGGTGCGCGCGCTGCCACCTCGGGATTTCGGCCTCAGAGATGGTGATGCGAGCGCGCGACTCCGTGTACCATCTGAGCTGCTTCACGTGCACCACCTGCAACAAGACCCTGACGACTGGCGACCACTTCGGCATGAAGGACAGCCTGGTGTATTGTCGGCTCCACTTCGAGACGCTGGTGCAGGGCCCGGACTACCACCCGCAACTCAACTTCGCCGAGCTCGCCGCCAAGGGCGGCGGCCTCGCGCTGCCGTACTTCAACGGAGCCGGCACGGCACAGAAGGGAAGGCCGCGCAAGCGAAAGAGCCCGGCCATGGGGATGGATATACCCAGCTACAACACAG GCTGCAACGAGAACGACACTGACCACTTGGATCGAGACCAGCAGGCCTACCCTCCAACACAGAAAACCAAACGAATGCGGACCTCCTTTAAGCACCATCAGCTGCGGACAATGAAATCCTACTTTGCCATCAACCACAACCCGGACGCCAAGGACTTAAAGCAGCTGGCCCAGAAAACGGGCCTCACTAAGAGAGTTCTACAG GTTTGGTTCCAAAACGCAAGAGCCAAATTCAGAAGGAACGTTTTGCGACAGGAGAATGGAGGTGTTGATAAGGCTGATGGCACCTCACTCCCTCCGCCCTCATCCGACAGTGGGGCCCTGACCCCCCCCTCCAGCGCAGCCACACTAACAGACCTGACAAACCCCTCTATCACTGTAGTGACCTCCGTCACCTCTAGTTTGGACAGCCATGATTCGGGGAGCCCTTCACAAACTACCTTGACAAACCTTTTCTAA
- the lhx9 gene encoding LIM/homeobox protein Lhx9 isoform X3: protein MEVVSCKTEAGSCTLCPGPGAMLFHGISGDHIQGIMEEMERRSKTESRLAKGMQLNGRESTMPSMSPEKPALCAGCGGKISDRYYLLAVDKQWHLRCLKCCECKLALESELTCFAKDGSIYCKEDYYRRFSVQRCARCHLGISASEMVMRARDSVYHLSCFTCTTCNKTLTTGDHFGMKDSLVYCRLHFETLVQGPDYHPQLNFAELAAKGGGLALPYFNGAGTAQKGRPRKRKSPAMGMDIPSYNTGCNENDTDHLDRDQQAYPPTQKTKRMRTSFKHHQLRTMKSYFAINHNPDAKDLKQLAQKTGLTKRVLQGEQILGHYSHTSRRLKIP, encoded by the exons ATGGAAGTGGTGAGCtgcaagactgaggcaggcagTTGCACGTTGTGTCCAGGACCGGGAGCCATGCTTTTCCACGGGATCTCCGGGGATCACATCCAAGGAATCATGGAGGAGATGGAGAGGAGGTCGAAAACGGAGTCGCGCCTGGCGAAGGGCATGCAGCTGAACGGGAGAGAGTCG ACCATGCCCTCCATGAGCCCGGAGAAGCCCGCCCTGTGTGCCGGCTGTGGGGGGAAGATTTCGGACAGATATTACCTCCTGGCCGTGGACAAACAGTGGCACCTACGGTGCCTGAAATGCTGTGAATGTAAACTAGCGCTGGAGTCGGAGCTAACGTGTTTTGCTAAGGATGGAAGTATTTATTGCAAGGAAGATTACTACAG AAGGTTCTCCGTGCAGAGGTGCGCGCGCTGCCACCTCGGGATTTCGGCCTCAGAGATGGTGATGCGAGCGCGCGACTCCGTGTACCATCTGAGCTGCTTCACGTGCACCACCTGCAACAAGACCCTGACGACTGGCGACCACTTCGGCATGAAGGACAGCCTGGTGTATTGTCGGCTCCACTTCGAGACGCTGGTGCAGGGCCCGGACTACCACCCGCAACTCAACTTCGCCGAGCTCGCCGCCAAGGGCGGCGGCCTCGCGCTGCCGTACTTCAACGGAGCCGGCACGGCACAGAAGGGAAGGCCGCGCAAGCGAAAGAGCCCGGCCATGGGGATGGATATACCCAGCTACAACACAG GCTGCAACGAGAACGACACTGACCACTTGGATCGAGACCAGCAGGCCTACCCTCCAACACAGAAAACCAAACGAATGCGGACCTCCTTTAAGCACCATCAGCTGCGGACAATGAAATCCTACTTTGCCATCAACCACAACCCGGACGCCAAGGACTTAAAGCAGCTGGCCCAGAAAACGGGCCTCACTAAGAGAGTTCTACAG GGAGAACAAATCTTGGGGCATTACAGCCATACATCCCGACGTTTGAAAATTCCCTAA